Proteins found in one Sporosarcina sp. FSL K6-3457 genomic segment:
- a CDS encoding homoserine O-acetyltransferase family protein: MGTGIVNIGSLRLESGIMLENVQLAYERIGRPEAQTVLVCHALTGSHETVGTDKNPGWWSGLVGRGKSIDTNQFTVISFNVLGGCDGSTGPLSINPSTGEPYDDSFPEITIRDMVHAERKALTALGIDRLRVVIGASLGGMRVLEWGILYAEDMDVLVPIAVTPTLSAYGVGLHAIGNDAGFSNDTYTGPIVVKHFDPNSYYTLLGAMNTHDIGRGRGGIERASRQLSAKVVTLAFTHDLIYPSEEIQAFAHLVENASYILINTEYGHNGFLTEFDKWGLIIKQFMEVAVCRQSKSLYSVSAQ, translated from the coding sequence ATGGGGACAGGAATTGTGAACATTGGGAGCTTACGATTGGAGTCTGGCATTATGTTGGAGAATGTCCAGCTAGCCTATGAAAGAATAGGCAGACCAGAGGCACAAACTGTCCTTGTTTGCCACGCATTAACAGGGAGTCACGAAACCGTTGGGACAGATAAAAATCCGGGCTGGTGGAGTGGTCTTGTAGGCCGAGGGAAAAGTATCGATACGAATCAATTCACGGTCATCTCTTTCAATGTTTTAGGGGGATGTGATGGATCGACGGGTCCGTTATCTATTAATCCATCTACGGGTGAGCCTTATGACGATTCATTTCCAGAAATAACAATTCGTGATATGGTGCATGCGGAGCGTAAAGCGTTAACAGCGTTAGGTATTGATCGACTGCGTGTAGTGATCGGTGCTTCGCTCGGAGGCATGCGGGTACTGGAATGGGGTATCCTCTATGCTGAGGATATGGATGTACTCGTACCGATCGCAGTTACGCCGACATTGAGTGCATATGGGGTTGGTTTGCATGCAATCGGCAATGATGCTGGCTTTAGCAACGATACGTATACAGGACCTATAGTAGTCAAACACTTTGATCCGAATAGTTATTACACACTACTCGGAGCTATGAATACCCATGATATCGGTCGTGGACGGGGAGGCATTGAAAGAGCCTCTCGTCAACTATCAGCAAAAGTGGTGACACTCGCATTTACGCATGATCTGATTTATCCGTCGGAAGAGATTCAGGCGTTTGCACATCTTGTTGAGAATGCAAGCTATATTCTTATTAATACAGAATATGGGCACAATGGATTTTTAACGGAATTCGACAAATGGGGACTTATTATTAAGCAATTCATGGAGGTGGCGGTATGCCGTCAATCAAAGTCGCTATACTCGGTTTCGGCACAGTAG
- a CDS encoding homoserine dehydrogenase has product MPSIKVAILGFGTVGEGIFRILNERKDDIKQETGHTIDIVSILVRDTAKEYLATPGTKITNDIQEILSNPDIDVIFEAIVGEEPAYSYLREAIEKGCHVITANKTMFAKHGPALVKHAEAHGVQARYEATTAGGVPIIRTITGLLPADRVRRIRGILNGTSNFILTKMREEEIPFKAALHEAQQLGYAEADPSDDVSGMDAFRKLMILSALAFGRQPDWQDVPIVGIDGVTIEGVQDASKGRLHYRHVADISVDEDGVLRGSVGPVLIGADHPLYGVDGVDNAVIVDTDHLGSLTLIGPGAGMYPTGSAMVGDFLQIIGKRESIVVTG; this is encoded by the coding sequence ATGCCGTCAATCAAAGTCGCTATACTCGGTTTCGGCACAGTAGGCGAAGGGATTTTCAGGATTCTGAATGAACGAAAAGATGATATTAAGCAAGAAACAGGTCATACAATTGATATCGTATCGATTCTTGTGCGTGATACGGCAAAAGAGTACCTAGCGACACCAGGAACAAAAATCACAAATGACATCCAAGAAATTTTGTCGAATCCAGATATCGACGTCATTTTTGAAGCCATTGTCGGAGAAGAACCAGCTTATAGCTATCTACGAGAAGCAATTGAAAAAGGGTGTCATGTCATCACGGCGAATAAAACGATGTTTGCCAAACATGGACCAGCATTAGTAAAGCATGCGGAAGCCCATGGTGTTCAAGCGCGCTATGAAGCGACGACAGCGGGTGGAGTACCAATTATCCGGACGATTACGGGCTTGTTGCCGGCAGATCGTGTGCGACGTATTCGAGGAATTTTGAATGGTACATCGAATTTTATCCTGACGAAAATGCGGGAGGAGGAAATTCCATTTAAAGCCGCATTGCATGAAGCGCAACAATTAGGCTACGCAGAAGCAGATCCGTCAGATGATGTAAGTGGAATGGATGCATTCCGAAAACTAATGATTTTAAGTGCATTAGCATTTGGACGTCAACCAGATTGGCAAGACGTTCCGATTGTTGGTATTGATGGGGTAACGATTGAGGGTGTGCAGGATGCATCGAAGGGGAGATTACATTATCGTCATGTTGCTGATATTTCGGTGGATGAAGACGGAGTGTTGCGTGGTAGCGTAGGCCCTGTACTCATTGGTGCTGACCATCCACTATATGGTGTTGATGGCGTGGACAATGCCGTTATTGTAGACACAGATCACCTTGGCTCATTGACACTCATCGGTCCTGGTGCTGGTATGTATCCAACGGGCAGTGCTATGGTTGGTGACTTTTTGCAGATTATTGGCAAGCGTGAATCGATCGTTGTGACAGGTTGA
- a CDS encoding BCCT family transporter: MKKISNVFFIAIGLIIAVVIYGALSPESFGAITEHAKNFVASRFGWYYMLLMSFMAILSVYFVFSPYGNIRLGKDTDRPQFSTVTWIAMLFSAGMGIGVVFYSAAEPLSHFAISPATEDPNTDAAFKEALRQSFFHWGFHVWAMYGVIALSLAFFQFRKGEPGLISATLKPIFGKKMEGPWGIFIDVLAVFATSFGVATTLGFGAVQINAGLHYLFDVTIGIKSQFVIIAVVTVLFVASAWSGLSKGIKYLSNANLILAFILLGLIIILGPTLLIFNMFTDSLGGYIANLIPMSFGTAPLNPDNRQWLDSWTIFYWAWWISWAPFVSMFIARISKGRTIREFMVGVLVAPTLLGTFWFSAFGTTAIDIQKKGLVDLTIPSTELTIFEMFNVMPMSLFISVLAIFLIASFFITSADSATFVLGMQSTNGSLTPPNNVKLTWGTIQSTIAFILLSVNGLTALQNTIIIAALPFSFVMLLMIASLLKALKAELKLIKSKK; encoded by the coding sequence ATGAAGAAAATTTCAAATGTCTTTTTTATCGCAATCGGGTTGATTATCGCCGTTGTCATCTATGGCGCATTATCACCTGAAAGCTTCGGAGCTATCACAGAACACGCCAAAAACTTCGTTGCATCACGTTTTGGTTGGTACTATATGTTACTCATGTCATTCATGGCTATACTTAGCGTCTACTTTGTCTTTAGTCCATATGGCAATATTCGACTTGGCAAGGATACCGATCGACCACAATTTTCAACCGTTACATGGATTGCCATGCTATTTTCAGCCGGAATGGGAATCGGGGTTGTCTTTTACAGTGCCGCTGAACCATTATCACATTTTGCTATCAGTCCAGCGACGGAAGATCCTAATACGGATGCCGCTTTCAAAGAAGCTTTGCGCCAGTCTTTCTTCCACTGGGGATTCCATGTATGGGCTATGTATGGAGTTATTGCCTTATCACTCGCCTTCTTCCAGTTCCGTAAAGGAGAACCGGGATTAATTTCAGCAACATTGAAGCCGATATTCGGTAAAAAGATGGAAGGTCCTTGGGGCATTTTCATCGATGTACTTGCCGTTTTCGCGACATCGTTTGGAGTCGCCACGACTCTCGGCTTCGGTGCTGTTCAAATTAATGCAGGCCTTCACTATTTATTTGACGTGACGATTGGCATTAAATCGCAGTTCGTTATCATTGCAGTTGTGACGGTTTTATTCGTTGCGTCTGCGTGGTCTGGCCTGAGTAAAGGTATCAAGTACTTGTCAAACGCGAACTTAATACTGGCCTTTATTCTACTTGGGCTGATTATCATTTTGGGGCCTACATTACTCATTTTCAATATGTTCACTGACTCACTTGGTGGCTATATCGCCAACCTAATTCCGATGAGTTTTGGGACAGCACCATTGAATCCAGATAATCGGCAATGGCTCGATAGTTGGACAATTTTCTATTGGGCATGGTGGATTTCATGGGCACCTTTCGTCAGTATGTTTATCGCCCGTATTTCAAAAGGACGTACCATTCGAGAGTTCATGGTTGGCGTACTTGTTGCACCTACATTACTCGGGACGTTCTGGTTTTCGGCATTTGGTACAACCGCAATCGATATTCAGAAAAAAGGACTCGTCGATTTAACAATTCCTTCGACAGAGTTGACGATTTTCGAAATGTTCAATGTGATGCCGATGTCGCTCTTCATATCAGTTTTAGCGATTTTCTTAATCGCTTCGTTCTTCATCACATCAGCCGATTCCGCGACATTCGTTCTCGGCATGCAGTCGACAAACGGTTCGTTGACGCCGCCAAATAACGTCAAACTTACTTGGGGCACCATCCAATCGACAATCGCCTTCATTCTGTTGTCCGTCAATGGACTGACAGCCTTACAAAACACCATTATCATTGCAGCACTGCCGTTTTCGTTTGTCATGCTGTTGATGATTGCGTCATTGCTCAAGGCGTTAAAGGCAGAATTGAAGTTAATAAAATCAAAAAAATAA